In the Staphylococcus condimenti genome, one interval contains:
- the hypR gene encoding redox-sensitive transcriptional regulator HypR — translation MNLEFNIAVHFLTFLAKHADERFSSKALSELICVNPVQLRRVTSQLVEHQYVETIRGKYGGYQANESTATANLGDLFQIFTAHNAQGRLYTGTKESECEISRKIEGTMKAHHAKEHALLKQYYENFTIQDILEETVTTI, via the coding sequence ATCAATTTAGAATTTAATATCGCAGTACACTTCCTTACTTTTTTAGCGAAGCATGCAGATGAACGTTTCAGCAGTAAAGCATTATCAGAATTGATTTGTGTTAACCCTGTACAATTACGACGTGTGACAAGTCAATTGGTCGAACATCAATATGTGGAAACGATTCGAGGAAAATATGGCGGGTATCAAGCTAATGAAAGTACAGCAACTGCTAATCTGGGTGATTTATTTCAGATTTTTACAGCACATAACGCACAAGGACGTCTATACACAGGCACTAAAGAGAGTGAATGTGAAATTTCTCGAAAAATTGAAGGTACGATGAAAGCGCACCATGCGAAAGAACACGCATTATTAAAACAGTATTATGAAAATTTTACAATTCAAGATATTTTAGAAGAAACAGTAACAACAATATAA